A section of the Eublepharis macularius isolate TG4126 chromosome 1, MPM_Emac_v1.0, whole genome shotgun sequence genome encodes:
- the TTL gene encoding tubulin--tyrosine ligase yields the protein MFTFVVRDENSSIYAEVSKILLSTGQWKRLKRDNPRFNLMLGERNRLPFGRLGHEPGLIQLVNYYRGADKLCRKASLVKLIKTSPELAESCIWFPESYMIYPTNLKTPVAPAQNGIHHLINNPRTDEREVFLASYQKRKESGEGNVWIAKSSAGAKGEGILISSEATELLDFIDNQGQVHVIQKYLEKPLLLEPGHRKFDIRSWVLVDHQYNIYLYREGVLRTSSEPYNSANFLDKTCHLTNHCIQKEYSKNYGRYEEGNEMFFDEFNQYLMSALNVTLENTILLQVKNIIRSCLMCIEPAISTKHLHYQSFQLFGFDFMVDEDLKVWLIEVNGAPACAQKLYAELCQGIVDVAISSVFPLSDTMQKQSQPSIFIKL from the exons ATGTTCACGTTCGTTGTACGAGATGAAAACAGCAGCATTTATGCGGAAGTGTCCAAAATCCTCCTTTCCACCGGacaatggaagaggctgaaaagggACAACCCCCGATTTAACCTCATGTTGGGGGAGAGGAACAGGCTGCCTTTTGGCAGGCTGG GTCATGAACCGGGACTTATACAGCTGGTAAACTACTACAGAGGAGCTGATAAACTTTGCCGCAAAGCTTCTTTAGTGAA ATTGATCAAGACAAGTCCTGAATTGGCAGAATCCTGCATATGGTTCCCAGAATCTTACATGATTTATCCAACTAATCTAAAGACTCCAGTAGCTCCGGCACAGAATGGGATTCATCATCTGATAAATAACCCAAGAACAGATGAAAGGGAAGTCTTCCTGGCATCGTATCAGAAGAGGAAAGAGAGCGGAGAGGGAAATGTTTGGATCGCTAAGTCTTCGGCAGGTGCCAAAG gtGAAGGGATTCTTATTTCTTCAGAGGCTACTGAACTTCTGGACTTTATAGATAATCAAGGACAAGTTCATGTGATTCAGAAATACCTTGAGAAGCCTTTGCTCTTAGAACCAGGTCATCGCAAATTTGATATTAG aaGCTGGGTGCTAGTGGATCACCAATATAATATCTACCTCTACAGAGAAGGTGTTCTACGGACCTCTTCAGAACCTTATAATAGTGCTAATTTCCTTGACAAAACCTGCCATCTGACCAATCACTGCATACAGAAGGAATACTCTAAAAACTATGGGAGATATGAAGAAGGGAATGAGATGTTTTTTGATGAGTTTAATCAGTATCTGATGAGCGCTTTGAACGTTACTCTGGAAAATACGATCTTATTACAAGTCAAAAATATAATAAG AAGCTGCCTTATGTGTATAGAACCTGCTATCAGCACCAAACACCTCCACTACCAGAGTTTCCAACTCTTTGGCTTTGACTTCATGGTGGATGAGGACTTGAAGGTCTGgctaattgaagtcaatggtgcCCCTGCTTGTGCCCA GAAACTTTATGCAGAGCTTTGCCAAGGCATAGTGGATGTGGCCATTTCTAGTGTCTTTCCCCTTAGCGACACCATGCAAAAGCAAAGCCAGCCATCAATATTTATTAAGTTGTGA